A window of the Juglans microcarpa x Juglans regia isolate MS1-56 chromosome 5D, Jm3101_v1.0, whole genome shotgun sequence genome harbors these coding sequences:
- the LOC121266464 gene encoding protein DETOXIFICATION 42-like isoform X3 has protein sequence MTLDAVSWLWKSIGKMPLFLLFKDTRNVFRSDDIGKEIMQIALPTALALTTDPIASIIDTIFIGRIGAVELAAVGVSIAVFNQVSKIAIIPLVSVTTSFVAEEDANERLSMEADDSEVLKKGYAVDLEMEMKELIPQNSPMLKPAQQYLTLRSLGAPAVLLSLAMQGVFRGFKDTKTPLYATVVGDAANIILDPLFMFILRMGVSGAALAHVISQYLISLILLWRLLKEVDLLAPSINDLQFGRFLSNGFMLLVRVIAVTFCVTLAASLAARQGSTAMAAFQVCLQIWLATSLLADGLAVAGQAILAGAFAKKDYNKAATTASRVLQLGLVLGLSLSVIIVGVLQFAPRIFTQDINVLQLIGLSIPFVAVTQPINALAFVFDGINYGASDFAYSAYSMVLVALVSITCLFIQSSSHGFIGIWIALSIYMSLRALAGFWRDYMEVLRRIQLNLTFTLLTLQDRDWYRTMEISQGIIATYRMFCTLIFFFFFLNSGNQTLHAVMG, from the exons ATGACTTTAGATGCGGTTTCATGGTTGTGGAAAAGCATTGGCAAGATGCCCCTCTTTCTACTCTTCAAAGACACAAG GAATGTTTTCAGAAGCGATGATATAGGCAAGGAAATAATGCAGATCGCACTCCCAACCGCGCTGGCTTTAACAACCGACCCTATTGCTTCTATAATAGACACTATATTCATTGGACGCATAG GTGCTGTGGAGCTTGCTGCTGTAGGAGTTTCTATTGCTGTTTTCAATCAAGTATCAAAGATAGCAATAATTCCACTTGTCAGTGTTACAACATCTTTTGTAGCTGAGGAAGATGCTAATGAAAGATTGAGTATGGAAGCAGATGACAGTGAAGTACTCAAAAAGGGTTATGCTGTCGATCTGGAGATGGAAATGAAAGAGCTGATACCTCAA AATTCTCCCATGTTAAAGCCAGCCCAACAATACTTGACACTGAGGTCTCTTGGTGCTCCAGCGGTTCTTCTCTCTCTGGCCATGCAAGGGGTTTTTAGAGGATTTAAAGACACAAAAACTCCGTTATATGCTACCG TGGTGGGAGATGCGGCAAATATCATTCTAGACCCACTATTTATGTTCATACTTCGTATGGGGGTTAGTGGAGCGGCCCTTGCACATGTTATTTCGCA GTACCTAATCTCCCTGATTCTCTTGTGGCGATTACTGAAAGAAGTTGATCTCTTAGCTCCAAGTATAAACGATCTTCAATTTGGGCGTTTTCTTAGCAATG GATTTATGTTGTTGGTGAGGGTCATAGCTGTGACATTCTGTGTGACCCTGGCAGCATCATTGGCTGCAAGGCAGGGATCAACAGCAATGGCTGCCTTTCAGGTTTGCCTACAGATATGGCTGGCAACCTCTTTGCTTGCTGATGGGTTGGCTGTTGCCGGACAA GCAATTCTTGCAGGTGCATTCGCAAAGAAGGATTACAACAAGGCTGCAACCACTGCTTCTCGTGTTTTGCAG TTGGGCTTGGTTTTGGGGCTATCACTCTCGGTCATCATTGTTGGTGTATTACAATTTGCCCCGAGAATATTTACACAGGACATCAATGTTCTGCAACTTATAGGTCTAAGCATTCCG TTTGTTGCGGTGACTCAACCTATCAATGCTTTAGCATTTGTTTTTGATGGAATCAACTATGGTGCTTCCGATTTTGCATATTCTGCTTACTCGATG GTTTTGGTGGCATTAGTGAGCATAACGTGCTTATTTATACAATCATCAAGTCATGGCTTTATTGGAATCTGGATTGCTTTGTCTATCTATATGAGTTTGCGCGCATTGGCTGGCTTTTGGAG GGATTATATGGAAGTATTGAGAAGAATTCAGTTGAACTTAACGTTCACGCTTTTAACTTTGCAGGATAGGGACTGGTACAGGACCATGGAGATTTCTCAGGGAATTATAGCTACCTATAGGATGTTCTGtacattgatattttttttttttttcctgaattcAGGTAATCAAACCCTGCATGCTGTAATGGGATGA
- the LOC121264751 gene encoding zinc finger CCCH domain-containing protein 30-like translates to MCCVSERLKLSLSPTLASISIVKSRPSNIDMMNHLTVETEDAFASLLELAANNDIEGFKRSIECDPSGIDEIGLWYGRKKGSKQMVYEHRTPLMVAATYGSIDVMKLILSLSEADINRSCGLDKSTALHCAASGGAVNAVDAVKLLLASGANPNLIDANGHCPIDVIVVPPKLQDVKLTLVELLKTDGSNVEHKLTIVTGTLSSSSPPLSLSPENGSPSTADFTSSPTKINFSDLPVSSLSEKKEYPVDPSLPDIKNSIYSTDEFRMYSFKVRPCSRAYSHDWTECPFVHPGENARRRDPRKFHYSCVPCPDFRKGACRRGDMCEYAHGVFECWLHPAQYRTRICKDGTNCARRVCFFAHTAEELRPLYVSTGSAVPSPRSSTSGATAMDFAAAMNLLPGSPSSVSVMSPSPFTPPMSPSANGMSHSAWPQPNVPALHLPGSNVQSSRLRSSLNARDIPAEDFDMFPDFDLQQQQLLNEFSCFSQPSMSSNSLNRSGRFKTLTPSNLDDLFSAESSSPRYTDQALASAVFSPTHKSAVLNQFQQQGMLSPINTNYSPKNVDHHLLQSSFAVPTSGRMSPRSVEPISPMSSRVSMLAQREKQQQFRSLSSRELGSNSVSIVGSPVNSWSKWGSSNGKLDWAVSTDELGKLRRSSSFELGNNGEEPDLSWVQSLVKESPTDIKEKLATPDVAATASAGEGPTMTSQIESVDHAVLGAWLEQMQLDHLVAQQN, encoded by the coding sequence ATGTGCTGTGTTTCAGAGCGGTTAAAACTCAGTTTGTCCCCAACATTAGCTTCTATTTCCATTGTCAAAAGTAGACCCTCCAACATAGACATGATGAACCACTTGACTGTTGAAACGGAAGATGCTTTTGCTAGTTTGCTTGAACTTGCTGCTAACAATGACATTGAAGGCTTCAAAAGATCGATTGAGTGCGATCCTTCTGGTATTGATGAGATTGGTCTGTGGTATGGTCGTAAGAAGGGCTCAAAGCAGATGGTTTATGAGCATAGAACACCTCTGATGGTTGCTGCTACATATGGAAGCATTGATGTCATGAAGCTGATCCTTTCTCTGTCCGAAGCTGATATAAATCGATCCTGTGGACTTGATAAAAGTACTGCCCTTCACTGTGCTGCCTCAGGTGGAGCTGTAAATGCTGTTGATGCTGTGAAACTGCTTTTAGCATCAGGAGCTAATCCAAATTTAATAGATGCCAATGGCCACTGTCCAATTGATGTTATTGTTGTTCCACCAAAGCTCCAAGATGTCAAATTGACTCTTGTAGAACTCCTTAAAACTGACGGCTCTAATGTTGAGCACAAGCTGACAATAGTAACAGGCACTTTGAGTTCGAGTTCGCCACCCCTTTCTTTGTCCCCTGAGAATGGATCCCCGTCCACTGCAGATTTTACTTCTTCACCAACAAAGATCAATTTTAGTGATCTCCCTGTATCTTCTTTGTCAGAGAAGAAAGAATACCCTGTTGACCCATCTCTCCCTGATATCAAGAACAGCATCTATTCGACTGATGAATTCCGAATGTATTCATTCAAGGTGCGGCCTTGTTCGCGTGCCTACTCTCATGATTGGACTGAGTGCCCGTTTGTTCATCCAGGGGAAAATGCTCGAAGAAGGGATCCAAGGAAGTTCCATTACAGCTGCGTCCCTTGTCCTGATTTCCGAAAGGGGGCTTGCAGGCGTGGGGATATGTGTGAATATGCTCATGGTGTTTTTGAGTGTTGGCTGCACCCTGCTCAATATCGAACCCGGATTTGCAAGGACGGTACCAATTGTGCAAGGAGAGTCTGCTTTTTTGCCCACACTGCTGAGGAACTCCGGCCACTATATGTATCTACTGGTTCTGCTGTTCCCTCTCCGCGATCAAGTACTTCTGGTGCCACAGCCATGGACTTTGCTGCAGCCATGAACCTCCTACCTGGCTCCCCTTCATCAGTATCTGTTATGTCCCCTTCACCATTCACTCCACCCATGTCTCCATCTGCTAATGGCATGTCACACTCTGCCTGGCCCCAACCAAATGTCCCAGCCTTGCATCTACCAGGAAGTAATGTTCAGTCCAGTCGCCTGAGATCTTCCCTCAATGCAAGAGACATTCCTGCAGAGGACTTTGATATGTTTCCAGATTTTGATTTGCAGCAACAGCAGCTCTTAAATGAGTTTTCTTGCTTCTCTCAACCATCTATGAGTTCTAATTCTCTGAACCGTTCTGGTCGGTTTAAAACACTAACCCCTTCAAATCTTGATGATCTATTTTCTGCCGAGAGTTCATCTCCTCGGTATACGGATCAAGCATTGGCTTCAGCTGTTTTCTCCCCAACACACAAATCAGCAGTTCTTAATCAATTTCAGCAGCAGGGCATGTTGTCCCCGATCAATACAAACTACTCCCCGAAAAATGTTGATCATCATTTATTGCAGTCCTCCTTTGCTGTTCCGACATCAGGGAGGATGTCTCCCCGAAGTGTGGAACCTATATCACCAATGAGCTCTCGGGTGTCCATGTTAGCTCAACGTGAGAAGCAGCAACAGTTTCGCAGCCTCAGCTCACGAGAACTTGGCTCAAACTCTGTTTCCATTGTTGGATCCCCTGTAAATTCTTGGTCTAAGTGGGGATCCTCAAATGGTAAGCTGGATTGGGCTGTTAGTACAGACGAATTAGGTAAGCTCCGCAGGTCATCTTCATTTGAGCTTGGGAACAATGGAGAGGAGCCGGATCTATCATGGGTTCAATCGCTTGTCAAAGAATCTCCAACTGATATCAAAGAAAAGCTAGCAACCCCTGATGTTGCTGCTACTGCATCGGCTGGTGAGGGTCCAACTATGACCTCGCAAATTGAATCGGTTGATCATGCTGTGTTGGGAGCATGGCTCGAACAAATGCAGCTTGATCATCTTGTGGCTCAGCAAAATTGA
- the LOC121266464 gene encoding protein DETOXIFICATION 42-like isoform X4, which yields MTLDAVSWLWKSIGKMPLFLLFKDTRNVFRSDDIGKEIMQIALPTALALTTDPIASIIDTIFIGRIGAVELAAVGVSIAVFNQVSKIAIIPLVSVTTSFVAEEDANERLSMEADDSEVLKKGYAVDLEMEMKELIPQVESSCKSSTLTKSYRKTDDRRHIPSASSALVVGSLLGLIQALFLIFSAKPILNYMGVDSNSPMLKPAQQYLTLRSLGAPAVLLSLAMQGVFRGFKDTKTPLYATVVGDAANIILDPLFMFILRMGVSGAALAHVISQYLISLILLWRLLKEVDLLAPSINDLQFGRFLSNGAFAKKDYNKAATTASRVLQLGLVLGLSLSVIIVGVLQFAPRIFTQDINVLQLIGLSIPFVAVTQPINALAFVFDGINYGASDFAYSAYSMVLVALVSITCLFIQSSSHGFIGIWIALSIYMSLRALAGFWRDYMEVLRRIQLNLTFTLLTLQDRDWYRTMEISQGIIATYRMFCTLIFFFFFLNSGNQTLHAVMG from the exons ATGACTTTAGATGCGGTTTCATGGTTGTGGAAAAGCATTGGCAAGATGCCCCTCTTTCTACTCTTCAAAGACACAAG GAATGTTTTCAGAAGCGATGATATAGGCAAGGAAATAATGCAGATCGCACTCCCAACCGCGCTGGCTTTAACAACCGACCCTATTGCTTCTATAATAGACACTATATTCATTGGACGCATAG GTGCTGTGGAGCTTGCTGCTGTAGGAGTTTCTATTGCTGTTTTCAATCAAGTATCAAAGATAGCAATAATTCCACTTGTCAGTGTTACAACATCTTTTGTAGCTGAGGAAGATGCTAATGAAAGATTGAGTATGGAAGCAGATGACAGTGAAGTACTCAAAAAGGGTTATGCTGTCGATCTGGAGATGGAAATGAAAGAGCTGATACCTCAAGTTG aGTCTTCGTGCAAGTCATCAACCCTTACCAAAAGTTACAGGAAAACAGATGATAGAAGGCATATTCCATCAGCTTCATCAGCATTGGTTGTTGGTAGCCTGCTAGGGCTCATACAAGCTTTATTCCTCATTTTTTCTGCTAAGCCAATATTGAACTATATGGGGGTAGATTCT AATTCTCCCATGTTAAAGCCAGCCCAACAATACTTGACACTGAGGTCTCTTGGTGCTCCAGCGGTTCTTCTCTCTCTGGCCATGCAAGGGGTTTTTAGAGGATTTAAAGACACAAAAACTCCGTTATATGCTACCG TGGTGGGAGATGCGGCAAATATCATTCTAGACCCACTATTTATGTTCATACTTCGTATGGGGGTTAGTGGAGCGGCCCTTGCACATGTTATTTCGCA GTACCTAATCTCCCTGATTCTCTTGTGGCGATTACTGAAAGAAGTTGATCTCTTAGCTCCAAGTATAAACGATCTTCAATTTGGGCGTTTTCTTAGCAATG GTGCATTCGCAAAGAAGGATTACAACAAGGCTGCAACCACTGCTTCTCGTGTTTTGCAG TTGGGCTTGGTTTTGGGGCTATCACTCTCGGTCATCATTGTTGGTGTATTACAATTTGCCCCGAGAATATTTACACAGGACATCAATGTTCTGCAACTTATAGGTCTAAGCATTCCG TTTGTTGCGGTGACTCAACCTATCAATGCTTTAGCATTTGTTTTTGATGGAATCAACTATGGTGCTTCCGATTTTGCATATTCTGCTTACTCGATG GTTTTGGTGGCATTAGTGAGCATAACGTGCTTATTTATACAATCATCAAGTCATGGCTTTATTGGAATCTGGATTGCTTTGTCTATCTATATGAGTTTGCGCGCATTGGCTGGCTTTTGGAG GGATTATATGGAAGTATTGAGAAGAATTCAGTTGAACTTAACGTTCACGCTTTTAACTTTGCAGGATAGGGACTGGTACAGGACCATGGAGATTTCTCAGGGAATTATAGCTACCTATAGGATGTTCTGtacattgatattttttttttttttcctgaattcAGGTAATCAAACCCTGCATGCTGTAATGGGATGA
- the LOC121266464 gene encoding protein DETOXIFICATION 42-like isoform X5: MEADDSEVLKKGYAVDLEMEMKELIPQVESSCKSSTLTKSYRKTDDRRHIPSASSALVVGSLLGLIQALFLIFSAKPILNYMGVDSNSPMLKPAQQYLTLRSLGAPAVLLSLAMQGVFRGFKDTKTPLYATVVGDAANIILDPLFMFILRMGVSGAALAHVISQYLISLILLWRLLKEVDLLAPSINDLQFGRFLSNGFMLLVRVIAVTFCVTLAASLAARQGSTAMAAFQVCLQIWLATSLLADGLAVAGQAILAGAFAKKDYNKAATTASRVLQLGLVLGLSLSVIIVGVLQFAPRIFTQDINVLQLIGLSIPFVAVTQPINALAFVFDGINYGASDFAYSAYSMVLVALVSITCLFIQSSSHGFIGIWIALSIYMSLRALAGFWRDYMEVLRRIQLNLTFTLLTLQDRDWYRTMEISQGIIATYRMFCTLIFFFFFLNSGNQTLHAVMG; encoded by the exons ATGGAAGCAGATGACAGTGAAGTACTCAAAAAGGGTTATGCTGTCGATCTGGAGATGGAAATGAAAGAGCTGATACCTCAAGTTG aGTCTTCGTGCAAGTCATCAACCCTTACCAAAAGTTACAGGAAAACAGATGATAGAAGGCATATTCCATCAGCTTCATCAGCATTGGTTGTTGGTAGCCTGCTAGGGCTCATACAAGCTTTATTCCTCATTTTTTCTGCTAAGCCAATATTGAACTATATGGGGGTAGATTCT AATTCTCCCATGTTAAAGCCAGCCCAACAATACTTGACACTGAGGTCTCTTGGTGCTCCAGCGGTTCTTCTCTCTCTGGCCATGCAAGGGGTTTTTAGAGGATTTAAAGACACAAAAACTCCGTTATATGCTACCG TGGTGGGAGATGCGGCAAATATCATTCTAGACCCACTATTTATGTTCATACTTCGTATGGGGGTTAGTGGAGCGGCCCTTGCACATGTTATTTCGCA GTACCTAATCTCCCTGATTCTCTTGTGGCGATTACTGAAAGAAGTTGATCTCTTAGCTCCAAGTATAAACGATCTTCAATTTGGGCGTTTTCTTAGCAATG GATTTATGTTGTTGGTGAGGGTCATAGCTGTGACATTCTGTGTGACCCTGGCAGCATCATTGGCTGCAAGGCAGGGATCAACAGCAATGGCTGCCTTTCAGGTTTGCCTACAGATATGGCTGGCAACCTCTTTGCTTGCTGATGGGTTGGCTGTTGCCGGACAA GCAATTCTTGCAGGTGCATTCGCAAAGAAGGATTACAACAAGGCTGCAACCACTGCTTCTCGTGTTTTGCAG TTGGGCTTGGTTTTGGGGCTATCACTCTCGGTCATCATTGTTGGTGTATTACAATTTGCCCCGAGAATATTTACACAGGACATCAATGTTCTGCAACTTATAGGTCTAAGCATTCCG TTTGTTGCGGTGACTCAACCTATCAATGCTTTAGCATTTGTTTTTGATGGAATCAACTATGGTGCTTCCGATTTTGCATATTCTGCTTACTCGATG GTTTTGGTGGCATTAGTGAGCATAACGTGCTTATTTATACAATCATCAAGTCATGGCTTTATTGGAATCTGGATTGCTTTGTCTATCTATATGAGTTTGCGCGCATTGGCTGGCTTTTGGAG GGATTATATGGAAGTATTGAGAAGAATTCAGTTGAACTTAACGTTCACGCTTTTAACTTTGCAGGATAGGGACTGGTACAGGACCATGGAGATTTCTCAGGGAATTATAGCTACCTATAGGATGTTCTGtacattgatattttttttttttttcctgaattcAGGTAATCAAACCCTGCATGCTGTAATGGGATGA
- the LOC121266464 gene encoding protein DETOXIFICATION 42-like isoform X2, with protein sequence MTLDAVSWLWKSIGKMPLFLLFKDTRNVFRSDDIGKEIMQIALPTALALTTDPIASIIDTIFIGRIGAVELAAVGVSIAVFNQVSKIAIIPLVSVTTSFVAEEDANERLSMEADDSEVLKKGYAVDLEMEMKELIPQVESSCKSSTLTKSYRKTDDRRHIPSASSALVVGSLLGLIQALFLIFSAKPILNYMGVDSNSPMLKPAQQYLTLRSLGAPAVLLSLAMQGVFRGFKDTKTPLYATVVGDAANIILDPLFMFILRMGVSGAALAHVISQYLISLILLWRLLKEVDLLAPSINDLQFGRFLSNGFMLLVRVIAVTFCVTLAASLAARQGSTAMAAFQVCLQIWLATSLLADGLAVAGQAILAGAFAKKDYNKAATTASRVLQLGLVLGLSLSVIIVGVLQFAPRIFTQDINVLQLIGLSIPFVAVTQPINALAFVFDGINYGASDFAYSAYSMVLVALVSITCLFIQSSSHGFIGIWIALSIYMSLRALAGFWRIGTGTGPWRFLREL encoded by the exons ATGACTTTAGATGCGGTTTCATGGTTGTGGAAAAGCATTGGCAAGATGCCCCTCTTTCTACTCTTCAAAGACACAAG GAATGTTTTCAGAAGCGATGATATAGGCAAGGAAATAATGCAGATCGCACTCCCAACCGCGCTGGCTTTAACAACCGACCCTATTGCTTCTATAATAGACACTATATTCATTGGACGCATAG GTGCTGTGGAGCTTGCTGCTGTAGGAGTTTCTATTGCTGTTTTCAATCAAGTATCAAAGATAGCAATAATTCCACTTGTCAGTGTTACAACATCTTTTGTAGCTGAGGAAGATGCTAATGAAAGATTGAGTATGGAAGCAGATGACAGTGAAGTACTCAAAAAGGGTTATGCTGTCGATCTGGAGATGGAAATGAAAGAGCTGATACCTCAAGTTG aGTCTTCGTGCAAGTCATCAACCCTTACCAAAAGTTACAGGAAAACAGATGATAGAAGGCATATTCCATCAGCTTCATCAGCATTGGTTGTTGGTAGCCTGCTAGGGCTCATACAAGCTTTATTCCTCATTTTTTCTGCTAAGCCAATATTGAACTATATGGGGGTAGATTCT AATTCTCCCATGTTAAAGCCAGCCCAACAATACTTGACACTGAGGTCTCTTGGTGCTCCAGCGGTTCTTCTCTCTCTGGCCATGCAAGGGGTTTTTAGAGGATTTAAAGACACAAAAACTCCGTTATATGCTACCG TGGTGGGAGATGCGGCAAATATCATTCTAGACCCACTATTTATGTTCATACTTCGTATGGGGGTTAGTGGAGCGGCCCTTGCACATGTTATTTCGCA GTACCTAATCTCCCTGATTCTCTTGTGGCGATTACTGAAAGAAGTTGATCTCTTAGCTCCAAGTATAAACGATCTTCAATTTGGGCGTTTTCTTAGCAATG GATTTATGTTGTTGGTGAGGGTCATAGCTGTGACATTCTGTGTGACCCTGGCAGCATCATTGGCTGCAAGGCAGGGATCAACAGCAATGGCTGCCTTTCAGGTTTGCCTACAGATATGGCTGGCAACCTCTTTGCTTGCTGATGGGTTGGCTGTTGCCGGACAA GCAATTCTTGCAGGTGCATTCGCAAAGAAGGATTACAACAAGGCTGCAACCACTGCTTCTCGTGTTTTGCAG TTGGGCTTGGTTTTGGGGCTATCACTCTCGGTCATCATTGTTGGTGTATTACAATTTGCCCCGAGAATATTTACACAGGACATCAATGTTCTGCAACTTATAGGTCTAAGCATTCCG TTTGTTGCGGTGACTCAACCTATCAATGCTTTAGCATTTGTTTTTGATGGAATCAACTATGGTGCTTCCGATTTTGCATATTCTGCTTACTCGATG GTTTTGGTGGCATTAGTGAGCATAACGTGCTTATTTATACAATCATCAAGTCATGGCTTTATTGGAATCTGGATTGCTTTGTCTATCTATATGAGTTTGCGCGCATTGGCTGGCTTTTGGAG GATAGGGACTGGTACAGGACCATGGAGATTTCTCAGGGAATTATAG
- the LOC121266464 gene encoding protein DETOXIFICATION 42-like isoform X1 has protein sequence MTLDAVSWLWKSIGKMPLFLLFKDTRNVFRSDDIGKEIMQIALPTALALTTDPIASIIDTIFIGRIGAVELAAVGVSIAVFNQVSKIAIIPLVSVTTSFVAEEDANERLSMEADDSEVLKKGYAVDLEMEMKELIPQVESSCKSSTLTKSYRKTDDRRHIPSASSALVVGSLLGLIQALFLIFSAKPILNYMGVDSNSPMLKPAQQYLTLRSLGAPAVLLSLAMQGVFRGFKDTKTPLYATVVGDAANIILDPLFMFILRMGVSGAALAHVISQYLISLILLWRLLKEVDLLAPSINDLQFGRFLSNGFMLLVRVIAVTFCVTLAASLAARQGSTAMAAFQVCLQIWLATSLLADGLAVAGQAILAGAFAKKDYNKAATTASRVLQLGLVLGLSLSVIIVGVLQFAPRIFTQDINVLQLIGLSIPFVAVTQPINALAFVFDGINYGASDFAYSAYSMVLVALVSITCLFIQSSSHGFIGIWIALSIYMSLRALAGFWRDYMEVLRRIQLNLTFTLLTLQDRDWYRTMEISQGIIATYRMFCTLIFFFFFLNSGNQTLHAVMG, from the exons ATGACTTTAGATGCGGTTTCATGGTTGTGGAAAAGCATTGGCAAGATGCCCCTCTTTCTACTCTTCAAAGACACAAG GAATGTTTTCAGAAGCGATGATATAGGCAAGGAAATAATGCAGATCGCACTCCCAACCGCGCTGGCTTTAACAACCGACCCTATTGCTTCTATAATAGACACTATATTCATTGGACGCATAG GTGCTGTGGAGCTTGCTGCTGTAGGAGTTTCTATTGCTGTTTTCAATCAAGTATCAAAGATAGCAATAATTCCACTTGTCAGTGTTACAACATCTTTTGTAGCTGAGGAAGATGCTAATGAAAGATTGAGTATGGAAGCAGATGACAGTGAAGTACTCAAAAAGGGTTATGCTGTCGATCTGGAGATGGAAATGAAAGAGCTGATACCTCAAGTTG aGTCTTCGTGCAAGTCATCAACCCTTACCAAAAGTTACAGGAAAACAGATGATAGAAGGCATATTCCATCAGCTTCATCAGCATTGGTTGTTGGTAGCCTGCTAGGGCTCATACAAGCTTTATTCCTCATTTTTTCTGCTAAGCCAATATTGAACTATATGGGGGTAGATTCT AATTCTCCCATGTTAAAGCCAGCCCAACAATACTTGACACTGAGGTCTCTTGGTGCTCCAGCGGTTCTTCTCTCTCTGGCCATGCAAGGGGTTTTTAGAGGATTTAAAGACACAAAAACTCCGTTATATGCTACCG TGGTGGGAGATGCGGCAAATATCATTCTAGACCCACTATTTATGTTCATACTTCGTATGGGGGTTAGTGGAGCGGCCCTTGCACATGTTATTTCGCA GTACCTAATCTCCCTGATTCTCTTGTGGCGATTACTGAAAGAAGTTGATCTCTTAGCTCCAAGTATAAACGATCTTCAATTTGGGCGTTTTCTTAGCAATG GATTTATGTTGTTGGTGAGGGTCATAGCTGTGACATTCTGTGTGACCCTGGCAGCATCATTGGCTGCAAGGCAGGGATCAACAGCAATGGCTGCCTTTCAGGTTTGCCTACAGATATGGCTGGCAACCTCTTTGCTTGCTGATGGGTTGGCTGTTGCCGGACAA GCAATTCTTGCAGGTGCATTCGCAAAGAAGGATTACAACAAGGCTGCAACCACTGCTTCTCGTGTTTTGCAG TTGGGCTTGGTTTTGGGGCTATCACTCTCGGTCATCATTGTTGGTGTATTACAATTTGCCCCGAGAATATTTACACAGGACATCAATGTTCTGCAACTTATAGGTCTAAGCATTCCG TTTGTTGCGGTGACTCAACCTATCAATGCTTTAGCATTTGTTTTTGATGGAATCAACTATGGTGCTTCCGATTTTGCATATTCTGCTTACTCGATG GTTTTGGTGGCATTAGTGAGCATAACGTGCTTATTTATACAATCATCAAGTCATGGCTTTATTGGAATCTGGATTGCTTTGTCTATCTATATGAGTTTGCGCGCATTGGCTGGCTTTTGGAG GGATTATATGGAAGTATTGAGAAGAATTCAGTTGAACTTAACGTTCACGCTTTTAACTTTGCAGGATAGGGACTGGTACAGGACCATGGAGATTTCTCAGGGAATTATAGCTACCTATAGGATGTTCTGtacattgatattttttttttttttcctgaattcAGGTAATCAAACCCTGCATGCTGTAATGGGATGA